The genomic stretch CAGGATGTGTGGGCGCTCGCCTCGCGTCCCCGTCCTCCCTCAGCCTAAAATCTGCTGGCTATTCAGGGCACGGTGGAAggggtggaggcagagaggaggagggaggggggaggttGGGTGAGATAGGGGCATTTTTCTCCTGGGCTTGAGTTTCACACTCAGATTGAAATTCCATCATCACAAAACCCATAACctacttttaaatgtttgactCCCCCTCCTCGTCCACCGCTTGAATAGAAATCAACAGTGTCTACTGACTGACGAGCTGCAAGAGCTctagttttattatttctttaaaattttAATGAGAACTTGAGTGGAGTTACTGAAGGAGATCACCACTGAAAGCTACTTCGGGGCCATTTCTAAAGAAACTGAATGCATTCATTCTAttattttgtgtgaatgtgtgcttTTCAGTATGAATTATTTCAGTGTGTCACAGTTCTTTCTCACACCCTACCTGTGATGGTCTCAGTTTTAACTAACCAGGTGACCGACAGTGTAATATCCTCTGCACCTTTCGCTTTTATCTCCATTCAAGATTTTTCCCAACTTGACCCGGACAACAAAAGCGCTAAAACCTCCAACTTTACCTCTACTCAACTTTAAGAAACAAGAGCGTTCCTGTCCAAAGTGTGATTGGCTCACAGTGGCCCCAGAACCCTAAAAGTTCAGGGTACTAAATCTGGAGGCCTGTGAGAGGCAGGGGGCGGGACCTGGCTGTCCCGTTTAAAGTGTGTCAGACCCTTCACTTGACGTCTAGTCTCTCTGTTGGGGTGCACACGGATTGACCACTCCTTTGGGCTTTTCTTTTATCCTTGGATATTTGGGGGGGAAAAGCTAATCCACAAACATGGTAAGACCAATCACTCGTGCAAATGACCAGTTGAACTCGGTCAATCAGCCATTAGTTAATAAGCAGTGATAATGAGAGCTGTGGATTGGAGATATAGTTATTAATTAATAAAGGCATGTGAAAGTCTAAAGAACCATGGGTTGAGTTGTTGAGAAGCATGTTTCCTTCTATTGATAATGTTTATCTGCTGCCTTTTCTTAAAATTGCTTCGACCTTTTCTTTAGAAACTTAATTTTAgactaaacatttcaaatattttcagtttatttaaacaGAATTCTTAATGAATTGTTAATAGCccccatttcattttttttttatctattgcAAATATTACTAATGCTTGTCAAAGTGAAGGTGTGGAGCTGGCTGCGTGTCAGCTGGGAAGGTGCGGATTCTGCTTAGGCAACAAATTCCCGGGGATTGGATATCTGCAGGCCATATACAGCCGGCCTAATGTGTTGAGCCTGAAATAGCCCGACTAATTTTCAGCAAGCTCAGGAATCCACTTGAGGCGCAGCCACTAGGCCCATATCCAGGAAGACATGATTTATGGAAGCATGTTATCATCACAAAAACGACGTTAAAATACTAAATCTCTCGAATACTCCTCTAATTCGTGTAATTTTCCAAAACTGTATCGTCTGTGTTGTGcgtaaaattgtgtttttactcTAGATTACTGTACTTGggaaatttttaaaaaattcagtgtttttaaggatattttcttttgaaaatgattCACAGCTGGTATGGTTGCTACTGTCGCGACAATTTGGCCTCAAGGCCAAAGGCTCAATCAACAGGTTTTTAACTAGAATGATGAATAAAGTGTAAATGAAGTGAATGATGAAGTGACAGAGTGGCCCCTGTTTTCTTCCAGACTGACGCGCAACAAGAGGCCCGCTCCTACCTGAGCGAGGAAATGCTGGCTGGTAAGTACAGGCtacagtaacgcgttactttCGTAATGTCGTTACTTTGCCCAGGAAGCAGTTAAGTAACAGGTTACATGTCAGGTGATAAGCGTATGAGATAAGTTGTTTTCAATTATCAAAAAGAAATGAGTCACCCGATTCCACCTGCTATGATATTTCTGTCAGAATGAGCTCTATAAGAAAAGGCAGAGCATTTTAGATCATCATTTTATACATCGTAACAGTACTGTAATGGATTACTGCACATAAATAATATGGTTAGGAAAAGCGAGATATAGGGAATTCAGagaattaagtcattttttgagTAAGGAGCCACATTCTGTCATCTCTGATTTCTACAGAGTTTAAGGCCGCCTTCGACATGTTTGACACCGACGGTGGCGGTGATATCAGCACCAAGGAGTTGGGTACCGTGATGAGGATGCTGGGCCAGAACCCAACAAGAGAGGAGTTGGATGAGATCATCGAGGAGGTCGATGAGGACGGTGAGCGATGGATAATAGTGTATCTCTGATACCAACACAGTAGGCCCGCTGTGCGCATTGTGCACAATGAGCGTTTTTACGCACAAGCAATACATGACCCTGGCACATTATATGTACTTCACATCAGTTCAAATAAACTGAGCAACTGTATTTAAAATTATCTGGAACCCAAACACTGTGATTAGGCGCAGGTTAGGGAGTTTTACGCGCAGATGCGTACACAGAGtattacacatttttcctcttggTTTTACTTTATTGTATAGATCGTTACGTCATATAGGCCTAGATCGGGGCTAACTTAATTACAGTGTTTAATTTTACTGTGGGTCAGGCGTAAAGTTGTTCGCAAAAAATGAGCGCATTGTTATGTCTCTACATGGAGAGCAGGACATTGGGCCTTTGGTCGGGCTGACCATTGTTAATCAGTCATGTTGCTTCATTATCACTCTCAGGTAGCGGTACCATTGACTTCGAGGAGTTCTTGGTCATGATGGTGAGGCTGCTAAAGGAGGACCAGGCCGGCAAGAGCGAGGAAGAGTTGGCAGAGTGCTTCCGTGTGTTCGACAAGTACGTTCACACTGTTACTGCGTAGAATGTGGTTTACTTAGTTTGCTGTACTCACTCTCTGAAGGCAGTGTTTTACTGTCTCATGCAATtacttgtttgtgtttacaatcccatacattttgtcttttgcGCAGGAACGGCGACGGCTACATCGACAGAGAGGAGTTCGCCCTCATCATCCGCAGCACCGGCGAGCCCATCACAGAGGACGAGATTGATGAGCTGATGAAGGATGGAGACAAGAACGCCGACGGCATGCTGGACTTTGACGGTATGATGAGGcatgatgaaaatgatgatgaacatgttgtaaaaatgtcacttttccagttattaattaacttaataaagaacctgtgtgtctgtgtttttttaattgaataagGGTAATTGATTAGTTTTCAATAGACAGGCTTTAGGCAGGCTTTAGTTGAACTTCTCATGTGAACTTGACAAACACTCCTTGTTGgattcagtttgtttctgctgctgatgtcccatctctcttttcttcccagAATTCCTCAAGATGATGGAGAATGTGCAGTAAAACCAGAAAGACTCATGGacattcctcctcccccctgtgAACCCCCATCCATCTGAGCACCATCGAACCACTCAAACCACCCCCCacactccctctcctccttcctgtccACCTGGTTCACTGCCTCTCTTCTCCATCCTTATAGACATCCTCAACAGACAGCTAGGGCACCTGGCAGGGGTTGCTGGCTGGGCTACACTCTTCCCCAGCCTCGCTTGTGAATGCAGACAGCCCATGAATGCATTGAAGAAATTAACTGCACAAACCCTTTGCATTTCATTAACAGGCGCGTGTCATCAGCGACCCCCCCTCATGCTGGTGAAGCTAATCTGATCTAGAATCTAGTCTAGATAGAACAGCAGCCTGCTGCTTAGACCAATTAAGTCAACCAATTCACTGTACAAAGTAATTTGCTTGAACAGAATAAATTAACTAACTCATGCTCACTTGTAGTTGGTCTGTCGTATTTACGGTCTGTGTAAAAAATTTTGTTTTGAGGGAATATCaataaaatctgtttgtttcttctttttgtccattttgtttGAACCACAGTCAGTTTTGTCTCTCTCAAGAGATTTTTTTAACCCGACATGTCAGATGGCCAATCAAGTGAGCTTGCAAAATCAGCTACTGACTTTGAAAGGGCAATTCTACacatgtgtttacaggtcttacTGTATAAGTGAAAAGTAgcatgaagccttttgtggctccagaggaagctgcatttaatctgctaaattacctccagtgatgtcactcagtggttgagttgcattgtgggtaatgtagacaccagatttttgaaaaggaagaagaattcAAGGAATAAAAAAgccgatatctctggttctgctgtattgattctGATCAATTGATTTTAAACTGTCtgtaatgagtccaacagtgttataggagtgcaatgctagaccactggactgcttttcaaaacctgccacCTACATTACCGataatgcaatttagccactgaatCACATCACC from Pagrus major chromosome 7, Pma_NU_1.0 encodes the following:
- the LOC140999719 gene encoding troponin C, skeletal muscle-like; the protein is MQLTLWVYSLQAPPTTSLPFLHGCSTPQHPILHLGALPPGTARHIRSIRVAPVFFQTDAQQEARSYLSEEMLAEFKAAFDMFDTDGGGDISTKELGTVMRMLGQNPTREELDEIIEEVDEDGSGTIDFEEFLVMMVRLLKEDQAGKSEEELAECFRVFDKNGDGYIDREEFALIIRSTGEPITEDEIDELMKDGDKNADGMLDFDEFLKMMENVQ